The Porites lutea chromosome 11, jaPorLute2.1, whole genome shotgun sequence genome contains the following window.
AATGTTGAAGAGGGTTCGTTTGACTTGTCACATCACAGGGTCTGTGTATCCACAGACTATAAAGTTTTCATTGTGTGTGGCTTTGTGTTGATGTTTCAGTCTATTTGAGTTGGGTCCTCCCTGATCAAACTACTGAGTTCCGTTGCGTCTAGACTCACGTTGCCATCAGCCGCCAAAGATGTGCCACAGCATGAGCGACACAAAATCCTCATAACCAAGCTAACCAGCAAAAGACTGCACAGAATTGTGAAGAGCAGTGCTAAGATGTGCCACGTAAAGGCGATGGCAACAAATGCTCGATTGGAAGCGGTGTCTGTCCAGGGGTCTGTTCCGTACAAGACGTGTGCCACTTGAATAAACCAGGTACCCAGAAGCACGACCAAGACTGTGCGCGccataaacaaaatgaaacacttGCGATACCCGGCTTCGAGCAGAAAAACGATAGATATAGAAAAGgctaaaatgtaaataaatatatGGAGGTTTTGATCCAGAACAGAGCGCCCATCGATGTGAAAGAAAAACAGTTCGCCGACGACGAAGAACGCCAGCGAAGATAGAAGGTGTTCCGCCGATGGAGGCAGGAACAAAAGCGAGTAGAAACGTAGAATTTCCACTAAAGCAGCAAAGAAAAAGACAGCGAACATTGAAGCATGAGC
Protein-coding sequences here:
- the LOC140952822 gene encoding transmembrane protein 45B-like, coding for MGTFAGHVLPGCFFIAFGLWWWCNIMVLIAKAHARFLKSRDSRRPNIEFQLDYQTCTWLKVPVPYLRAFPLEPFLKVTATSVGIIAELTKGDWSLINRNNHFAHLNNFAHASMFAVFFFAALVEILRFYSLLFLPPSAEHLLSSLAFFVVGELFFFHIDGRSVLDQNLHIFIYILAFSISIVFLLEAGYRKCFILFMARTVLVVLLGTWFIQVAHVLYGTDPWTDTASNRAFVAIAFTWHILALLFTILCSLLLVSLVMRILCRSCCGTSLAADGNVSLDATELSSLIREDPTQID